TTGCTGCGGCGGAATATCTATTATATACTCACCGAATCTGTCACTCAAAAACCCCCATCCTAACGCAAGATGTCTGCTGAGAGAAGCTGATTTATATTGAGTAACAACAAGAATTTTCTTCAGACCTGAATTAACACAGTTGCTTAGCGTAAAGTCAATAATCCTGTATTTTCCACCAAATGGTACGGCCGGTTTTGCTCTTTCCTCAGTAAGCGGATATAGCCGTTGCCCTTTTCCCCCGGCAAGCAGAAATACTAATGTCTTTTTAATAATTCTCTCACAGTTCATGGCTTCCTCCAAAGACTTTCTTTTATTATAAGATTAATAGAGGAAAAAGAAAAACACAGGCTAATAAAAGAGGGAATCCTCGTCTTTGATATTCAGATATCGTTTTGCTTTTCTTGTGACAACTCTTCCCTTTGGCGTTCGAAGCAGAAAATTTATCTTCATAAGATACGGCTCTATAATGTCTTCCAGTGTCCCTCTATCTTCACCGCATGCCGTTGCAAGCGCTGTAATTCCCGCAGGACCACCTTTGAATTTTTCAACGAGATTTCCCAGATATTTCCTGTCCAAATCATTCAGGCCAAAACTATCTATATGAAGATCCTTACACGTTTCCTCTACAATATCTTTAGTAATAACAGCATTGTTCCTTACTTCTGCAAAATCTCTTACGCGTCTAAGCAACTGTATCGCAATCCTGGGTACTCCTCTCGCCCTTTTCCCAAGAATCAATGCCGCATCATCGTCTATATGAATACCTAAAATTTTGCTGTCGCGAAGTATAATTTCTTTCAATTCCTCCGGACTGTACAGCTCAAGATGATAAACTATGCCAAACCTATCTCGAAGTGGAGGAGAAATTAAGCCAAAACGGGTTGTAGCCCCGATAAGGGTAAAAGGATTTAAATCAATAACGATAGTGTGAGCCGAACGTCCTCCACCAGCCACAATGGGCAGCTTAAAATCTTCCATTGCCGAATAAAGAACTTCTTCATTTGCTTTGGGAAGACGGTGAATTTCATCTATAAATAATACGTCACCCTTTGAAAGACCGATAAGAATTGCCGCAAGATCAGCAACTCTCTCCAGGGAAGGACCGGTTATATGTTTAACATGAACGCTCAACTCATACGCAATAATTGAAGAAAGAGTAGTTTTGCCAAGGCCCGGCGGGCCATAAAAAAGTGTATGGTCCAGTGACTGTTGCCGGGAACGAGCTGAATCTAAAAAAATCCTCAAGCTTTTTTTGACTTGCTGCTGCCCAATAAACTCGTCTAAATTCTTTGGCCTTATAGGGTTACTCATTGCTTAACTTTTTTATCGCCATTTTAACGATATTTTCCACAGAATCGTTTTCATCGATAGTTTTCAATACTTTTACAGCATCTGTAGCACTATATCCAACGGATATCAACGCATTCTTTGCAATTTGAAGATTTTCATTCAAGGGAACTTTTTGTTCCAGCAAATCTTTTATCTCTCCACCTAATTCGATGACTACCCTCTTTGCAGTTTTTCCACCAATTCCCGGAACAGTTTGAAACTTTTTGAAATCACCAGTTTCAACCAGAGAAATAAATTGTTCTCTTGAAAACCGTTTGAAAATTTCAAGTGCCGTCTTTGCTCCGATACCACCAACTTTTCTAATGATAAGCCCAAATAATTCTTTTTCAGACATTTCTGTAAACCCATAAAGAGTTGTTCCGTCGTCTTTCACATCCTCATATATATACAAACTAATATCATTTCCAACATCAAAATTTCCAATTCTTGGCAACACTACCTCAAAACCAATACCATTAACGAGTACAATCAAATTATGACCATTTATTTCATAAATATTACCCTTTAATAATGCAATCATTTGGCTTTCTCCAGATATGGAATTGTATAAATATGACAAAGCGCAAGTGCAATACCATCTGCAGCATCATCAGGACGAGGTAAACGATCCATTTTAAAAATGTTCATAATGGCATATTGCACTTCCTTTTTGGTAGCCCTACCTGCACCAAGCAAAGCTTTTTTTGCCTCCGACGGAGTATACTCAAATACCTCACTATAATATTTGGAAACAGCGAGCATTATAACTCCCTTTGCTTCACTAACATTAATCACGGTTTTTAAATTCGTATTGAAAAACAGTCTTTCAACTGCTACATAATCAGTCTTATTTTTATCCATAAGATCAGACAATTCTGAATACAGTTTGTTAAGCCGCTCAGGGATATTTAGATTCGGAAGTGTTTTTATCACACCATAATTGATTAGTTCTAACAAATCGCCATCTTTCTGCACAATACCAAAACCCGTAGAAGCAATACCCGGGTCAATACCCAAAACTCTAGTCATTCTCTAAATTCCAATCTCATCAAGAATTTTTTTTAACTCATCTTCATCTATATCGTAATTTATATAATAATCCTGCACGTCATCGTGATTTTCAAGTTCGTCGCAAAGTTTAAGAGTTCTTACTGCATCGTCACCGGAAACTTTGACTGTAGTTTTTGGCCTGAGTACAACATCAGCATTTTTTATTTCTATCTTTTGCTCTTCCATTTTGTTTTTTACTATTTCAAGTGCTTTTGGGTCAGTTATCACCGTAAAAGCACCGTCTTGTTCTTCAAGGTCTTCTGCTCCGGCATCTGCAGCGATCATAAAAAGGTCATCATACTTTAAATCAGATGATTCTATCTCAATTTCACCCTTTGTTTCAAAGTTCCAGGAAACCGCCCCTGATTCTGCAAGACTTCCATTAAATTTACTTAATATCCTTCTCAACTCTGAGACAGTTCTATTTTTGTTATCTGTCGATATCTTCAAAATAAATGCAATGCCACCAGGCCCATATGCTTCATATGTAACTTCTTCGTACGTTACGCCAGGAAGCTCACCTGTTCCACGCATAATTGCCTTTTTAATATTATCCGAGGGCATACCTGTTTTTTTAGCTTTCTCAACAGCCCCTCTTAAACGCGTATTAGTGTCGAGATTGCCTCCACCTTGCTTTGCTGCAACAATTATTTCTTTCGTTATTTTTGTAAAAACTTTGCCTCTTTTGGCATCTTGAGAACTCTTCCTTGCTTGTATATTATGCCATTTCGAATGTCCGGACATAAAAACCTCCTTATTGTTTATTTAAAAAACTTTTTACCATATCTAAAAAATACTTATGAATCCTTAAATCATTCCCAAGCTCCGGATGAAAGGATGAGGCAAGAATATTTCCCTGCTTCACAAAAACAGCACCCTCGGAAAGTTCAGATAAAATTTCCACGTCTTTGCCCAAGTCTTTCGCAACAGGAGCTCTGATGAAAGTTGCATGAAAAGGGGTATCAAAACCCTTTATCGCAAGATCTACCTCCATGCTGTCCACCTGTCTGCCAAAAGCATTTCTTGTTATTGCGGTATCAATTAACTCTAATGTAGGCTGGTTAAATCCGTTAATGTGCCTAGATAAAAGAATCATTCCCGCACAAGTCCCGTATATTGGCATTCCTTTCGCCGCCCTCTCTTTTATGGCAGCATCTATCTTATAAAGACGAATAAGCCTTCCTATGGTTGTGCTTTCTCCTCCGGGCAGTATTAGCCCATCTACAGAATTAATGTTTTCTACCGTCTTTACAGCGAATGCTTCTGCTTCTGCGCGCTTTAACATATTAATATGTTCTGATACAGCACCCTGGATTGCAAGTACTCCTATCTTCATCTACTCTCCTCTTACCTGCATTTTATCTTTATCCGTAAGATCCTTAATGTCTATACCTTCCATCTCTTCGCCAAGATTCTCCGATACTTTTGCAACTATCTCCGGCTTGTCAAAATAAGTTGTCGCAGCAACAATTGCTTCTGCCCTTCGTTTTGGATTAGTAGATTTAAAGATGCCAGAACCGACAAAAACACCATCAGCCCCAAGCTGCATCATAAGAGATGCGTCAGCAGGCGTCGCTATGCCTCCGGCAGCAAAATTTACAACAGGAAGCCTCCCCAATGCTTTTATCTCCCTCACAAGCTCTATGGGTGCTCTCAGCTCTTTAGCCTCCGTAAAAAGTTCATCGTCACTCATAGTTTGAATCTTTCTAATTTCATCCGTCACAACGCGCATATGCCGCACTGCTTCTACTATATTTCCTGTACCCGGCTCTCCTTTTGTCCTAATCATTGCAGCACCTTCAGAAATCCTGCGCAATGCCTCACCAAGGTCCCTTGCTCCACACACAAATGGTATTTTAAAATCCCATTTCTTGATATGGTGTACTTCGTCGGCCGGAGTAAGCACTTCACTTTCATCAATAAAATCTACTCCAATTGATTCTAAAATCTGTGCTTCGGCAAAATGCCCAATCCTTACCTTCGCCATAACCGGTATAGAAACAGCATTCATTATATCCTTTGCTAACTTCGGATCAGCCATCCTTGCAACGCCGCCCTCTTTTCTGATGTCAGCAGGAATTCTCTCCAGTGCCATTACGGCAACTGCGCCTGCTTCTTCAGCTATTTTAGCCTGCTCAACAGAAGTTACGTCCATAATGACTCCACTTTTAAGCATTTCGGCTAGTCCTTTTTTTACTTTTATCGTCCCATAAACTTCTTCCATAAGCTATCGCCTCCTCTACTATTGTATGATTTTCCTGCTAAAAATCAACTCATTAAGGGTCATTGGAAGCGAAAAATCCCGCCACAAAACCTGTAGAAAATGCAGCCTGCAAATTGTAGCCACCTGTGACGCCATCGAGGTTCAGCAACTCTCCGGTAATATATAAATTTTTAATGAGTTTTGACTGCATCGTTTTCGGATTAACTTCTTTTAATAAAACCCCGCCTTTTGTAACAACAGCATGCGCAAACCCTTCGGTGCCAATAATGGTAAGTGGAAAGTGTTTCAGTAAATCAAGCACTCTTTTTCTCTCTTCTTTCGTAATTTCGTTGCATTTTTTATTCGGAACAACGCCTGTTAATAACACAAAAATTGGAATAAAACTGCGCGGAAGAAGATCGCCTAAAGAATTTTTATATTCTTTATTGGAATATTTTGCAAAATCCTTTAACAATCTTTTGTCAAGAACTTCTTTATCAAGTGCGGGCTTTAAATCAATTTCCAGAGACAAAGGTTTAGTAAGATACGGAACAATTTCCGATGAAATCGACAATATGATGGGGCCTGAGATTCCATTTTTTGTAAAAACCATATCGCCAAAATGGGAAAATTTCTTTTTACCAACGCTTGCACTGACTCTCACATTTCTTAGTGATAACCCTTCCAGTTCTCTTCCCCATTTTTCCTCCGTAACAAGCGGGACAAGCGAAGGATATAACGGCTGGATCGTATGCCCCGTTTTTACAAGCATATCAAACCCATCGCCCGTGGTACCGAGACCAGGAAACGATTTTCCGCCTGTCGCAAGAATTACCGCATCACCTAATATCTTTTCATTAGATTTAAGAACAATCCCTTTTGCCTCATGATTCACTATTATAAGGTCTTTTACGGATGTCTTTTCCTGTACGGTTACATTTAGCCGTTTAAGCTCCATTTTTAACGCATCGAGAATGTCCTTAGCGTGATTACTTACAGGAAAAACTCTGTTACCTCTTTCCTTTTTCATTCTAACACCAATTTCTTCAAGAAATTTGACAAGATCTTCATTTGAAAATGCATAAAATGCATGATGCAAAAATCGGCCATTCCGCCCAAATGCCTTAATTAATTGGTCAATAGATCCGGCATTCGTTACATTACATCGGCCTTTCCCTGAAATAAGAATCTTGAGGCCAAGCCGTGGCATCTTTTCAAACAGGTAAACTTCGCTTTTTTCGGCAGCTTTTATAGCAGCCATTATTCCAGCTGCTCCACCACCAATAATTAAAATTTTCTTTCCCATGAGATAAAATTATACAGCAAAAAGATATATTATTAAAATATTTAAAAAATTCTTGCTTTAAT
The Caldisericota bacterium genome window above contains:
- the ruvB gene encoding Holliday junction branch migration DNA helicase RuvB, which translates into the protein MSNPIRPKNLDEFIGQQQVKKSLRIFLDSARSRQQSLDHTLFYGPPGLGKTTLSSIIAYELSVHVKHITGPSLERVADLAAILIGLSKGDVLFIDEIHRLPKANEEVLYSAMEDFKLPIVAGGGRSAHTIVIDLNPFTLIGATTRFGLISPPLRDRFGIVYHLELYSPEELKEIILRDSKILGIHIDDDAALILGKRARGVPRIAIQLLRRVRDFAEVRNNAVITKDIVEETCKDLHIDSFGLNDLDRKYLGNLVEKFKGGPAGITALATACGEDRGTLEDIIEPYLMKINFLLRTPKGRVVTRKAKRYLNIKDEDSLFY
- the ruvA gene encoding Holliday junction branch migration protein RuvA, which gives rise to MIALLKGNIYEINGHNLIVLVNGIGFEVVLPRIGNFDVGNDISLYIYEDVKDDGTTLYGFTEMSEKELFGLIIRKVGGIGAKTALEIFKRFSREQFISLVETGDFKKFQTVPGIGGKTAKRVVIELGGEIKDLLEQKVPLNENLQIAKNALISVGYSATDAVKVLKTIDENDSVENIVKMAIKKLSNE
- the ruvC gene encoding crossover junction endodeoxyribonuclease RuvC gives rise to the protein MTRVLGIDPGIASTGFGIVQKDGDLLELINYGVIKTLPNLNIPERLNKLYSELSDLMDKNKTDYVAVERLFFNTNLKTVINVSEAKGVIMLAVSKYYSEVFEYTPSEAKKALLGAGRATKKEVQYAIMNIFKMDRLPRPDDAADGIALALCHIYTIPYLEKAK
- a CDS encoding YebC/PmpR family DNA-binding transcriptional regulator, translating into MSGHSKWHNIQARKSSQDAKRGKVFTKITKEIIVAAKQGGGNLDTNTRLRGAVEKAKKTGMPSDNIKKAIMRGTGELPGVTYEEVTYEAYGPGGIAFILKISTDNKNRTVSELRRILSKFNGSLAESGAVSWNFETKGEIEIESSDLKYDDLFMIAADAGAEDLEEQDGAFTVITDPKALEIVKNKMEEQKIEIKNADVVLRPKTTVKVSGDDAVRTLKLCDELENHDDVQDYYINYDIDEDELKKILDEIGI
- the pdxT gene encoding pyridoxal 5'-phosphate synthase glutaminase subunit PdxT, coding for MKIGVLAIQGAVSEHINMLKRAEAEAFAVKTVENINSVDGLILPGGESTTIGRLIRLYKIDAAIKERAAKGMPIYGTCAGMILLSRHINGFNQPTLELIDTAITRNAFGRQVDSMEVDLAIKGFDTPFHATFIRAPVAKDLGKDVEILSELSEGAVFVKQGNILASSFHPELGNDLRIHKYFLDMVKSFLNKQ
- the pdxS gene encoding pyridoxal 5'-phosphate synthase lyase subunit PdxS is translated as MEEVYGTIKVKKGLAEMLKSGVIMDVTSVEQAKIAEEAGAVAVMALERIPADIRKEGGVARMADPKLAKDIMNAVSIPVMAKVRIGHFAEAQILESIGVDFIDESEVLTPADEVHHIKKWDFKIPFVCGARDLGEALRRISEGAAMIRTKGEPGTGNIVEAVRHMRVVTDEIRKIQTMSDDELFTEAKELRAPIELVREIKALGRLPVVNFAAGGIATPADASLMMQLGADGVFVGSGIFKSTNPKRRAEAIVAATTYFDKPEIVAKVSENLGEEMEGIDIKDLTDKDKMQVRGE
- a CDS encoding NAD(P)/FAD-dependent oxidoreductase, translating into MGKKILIIGGGAAGIMAAIKAAEKSEVYLFEKMPRLGLKILISGKGRCNVTNAGSIDQLIKAFGRNGRFLHHAFYAFSNEDLVKFLEEIGVRMKKERGNRVFPVSNHAKDILDALKMELKRLNVTVQEKTSVKDLIIVNHEAKGIVLKSNEKILGDAVILATGGKSFPGLGTTGDGFDMLVKTGHTIQPLYPSLVPLVTEEKWGRELEGLSLRNVRVSASVGKKKFSHFGDMVFTKNGISGPIILSISSEIVPYLTKPLSLEIDLKPALDKEVLDKRLLKDFAKYSNKEYKNSLGDLLPRSFIPIFVLLTGVVPNKKCNEITKEERKRVLDLLKHFPLTIIGTEGFAHAVVTKGGVLLKEVNPKTMQSKLIKNLYITGELLNLDGVTGGYNLQAAFSTGFVAGFFASNDP